The region CCGGGGCTGGACAAGATCGACACCACGGAGAAGCCCGGGCAGTTCAGCAACCAGATCGCCAAGCACGCCACCATCGTCTGCAAGCCCCTCGAGGCCTAGAAATCAATGCGTGTTCCCTGGACGCCCCCCCGCAGATCAAGCACTATGTATTTtgtctttttttgtgtgtgtgttctTTGTACTAAGAGGAGATgtgtctctttttttttcttttttgataaGTACCTTCATTCAGACTAAGAACATCTTACAAGTATAGGAGTTTAAAAGGTTCCCAGTTCGCAGGTTGTAGCGCCTCCTGAATGGAACAGAGATGGTTGCTGAAATGCAGGGTACAGGAACATGAAAAAGTAATACAATTGGCCACCGAAGTGAAAGCTTGATGTGGTAAAGTATGATCCGAGTGGTTCACTGCATCATCGACAACGGCGCCGCCTCAGCTGTACACTGCTTCCCCGAGCCAGACCCGTCGCTGTTGGAGCTGTTCACGAGCCTGGGGCTTCCCACGCGGGTCGGCCCAATGCTAAACGAGCTCATCGTGCGCCAGCCTATTCCGGCAGCCGCCTCCCATAGCATCGTTGGTGGACACTCGTTCCCCGACAAAGGCTGCCCAGTGGACGACGGACTCACCTTCGTCATCATCTGTGCAAGGGCAGCTCCTCGTCACGCCACCGCGGGAGCGACAGCCTAACGTCATGGATGCCAAGGCGTGCCCAGAGAGGTCCGATGCCATCCGACCCATGAGCCAGAGCTGGCCAACATCAGGGCAGACACGACGATTGTGGCTGCGACTGACGACGACGTTAACTGCACCCCTTCGCCTCAGACGATCTCGGCCGACAAACACCTCAAGCGCTTTACCAAGGCAATTACAAAGAGGAGGCAGCCGCGGACATGCACCGCCCTCGCTCACCAAGCGAAGCAGGGGGATTGTGGCACAGACCATAGCTCATATCCCGGCTGCCAAGCGTGGTGAGTACCTTGTCATGAAGCGCCTGGAACTCTCCAGAGGGATGCCGTCTTCCATCGACGTTGGCTAAGGAAGCATACGATAGTGGTGACCTTGCTCATACACAGGCGTTGCGTGAGTTGTTCGCACCGGTTGGTGACTTAGGCGtgcgcaagcagcagcagctaggGCATATTTCTCCTTGCCAGTGCCGTAAATTTGAGTCGATCTCTGTCCAATGTAATAACCTAGCTTACAGTACACTAGAGCTTAGCTTCCATATAAATCCTTACTGACCCTCTAGGGCGCCGCTAAGGCGTGTTGTATCAAATTTTTTCTCTACCTTAATACAAAAGACGCGCAAACCTTttgcgtgatcgagaaaaaaatTCTTACCTTAGTAGCTTGCAAAAATTCAACCATCCAGGCCTTGATAGGTCTAAAGAATTGTAGAAGTTGGCTATGGACTGCGTCTCTGGTTTGTGTTGGCTCTCGAGTGGCAATGAGGATCCCGATTTCATAATGGTATCTTGTAAATTTTGTTGTTGCCAATGTGGACTAGCCAATTCCACCTTTTGTTAATTGTTCCAAAGCAAAATTTTCCTTAATGGTTGGGTAGGAGCCAAATGATTTTTAGTGATAGATATGGAATTAAGAACTCTTTTAGTGACAAGTAGGTAATTGCCTCTATTCACAGAGGCTGCATTTTTATGCCCGTCTCTAAAAATAAATGGAGGTATCTCCTAAAATATTTTTTAGTAGTATACTTTGGGGAGCTTCTAATTAGATAATTATAATTATCTCAAGGCAAGGACGTGGTATGTTTGGAAACTGAACAACGAAAGGAAGAACATCTAGCAATCAAAGGATGAAAAGCAATGAAAGGCCCTCTACCTCACATTTCATGACCTACTGAATAAATGTAGGTCTGGAACAAGTACATAGAGTTGCTCAATATACTCATAATTTTAATGAATTCTTAAATAAAAATCAAGTCCTCAGGTCCAAGCATTCCCTGCATGCGGTGCCACCTCACGCTGGGTGCAAGCATGCCTAGCTGACTCCGCATGCCTGGTTCAAATCATGTTTGCAAGCGCCATGCAGTTGTTGGCCATCTGGTTGAGCTCCTTATCGAACTTCCCCATGGGGTTGGGGATACCAGCCTGGGTGAACGGACGGTCACACGAGTCGAAGTCCTGAACGGCGAGCTGCAGCATGATTTTTGCGGTGCTCGTGTCCTTGAACGTGATGGCCCGCTGCGCCGCACCGATGGTGTCCTGTGTGTTCATGTACATTGTGTCGCAGAATGTAAGGGCCTGCGCCTGCGCCGGTGGAATAGTGCGGGCCGACTTTGCGACGTGCTTCCGCGCCTGCGCAGTGCGCTTGGAGAACGCGTCCACCTGCATGTTGAGCACGGCCAAGTTGTCGATGACCGGGAACTTGGACGCATGCCGCCCGGCAGTGGACTTGCAAACCTCTGGGAATGGGGTGCGAGAGCAGATGCCAGCAACCACCGGGTTGACAGCACCGGCATGCGCCTTACCCTTGCCCTTCCCTAACGCCTGCGGGAAGAGGCCAGCAGACAGCA is a window of Miscanthus floridulus cultivar M001 unplaced genomic scaffold, ASM1932011v1 fs_132_2_3, whole genome shotgun sequence DNA encoding:
- the LOC136530454 gene encoding uncharacterized protein encodes the protein MGQAYYYHQRLVLLAVVALLSAGLFPQALGKGKGKAHAGAVNPVVAGICSRTPFPEVCKSTAGRHASKFPVIDNLAVLNMQVDAFSKRTAQARKHVAKSARTIPPAQAQALTFCDTMYMNTQDTIGAAQRAITFKDTSTAKIMLQLAVQDFDSCDRPFTQAGIPNPMGKFDKELNQMANNCMALANMI